One Saccharomycodes ludwigii strain NBRC 1722 chromosome VI, whole genome shotgun sequence DNA segment encodes these proteins:
- the YPS7 gene encoding putative aspartic endopeptidase (similar to Saccharomyces cerevisiae YDR349C | YPS7 | YaPSin), whose amino-acid sequence MSSYNNPTIMLSICEILILLLSFSSPIFTKGLTTNNNSLIPYIQVGKDITSLYYVNVTLGTPGQQQVLRVDLGQPYVWVVSDGFYIENEILECECFAASTYYSNQSSTSILLDYGKIWNMYFINDIHIDGSAYMDTLDFPNVEYLSSSTSSVNKNITDNSTQSVSLNSNSIQITEFGFINANFSDYIDGALGLSGNIVNSELDTDSSNFNESFSFLNSLVVSGTIESKSFSLWLGADYNTNYSAVDNSATYDYSLDSIGMLLLGGVDPALYTGNFIKFDTISFYNETSKNTTNGYPIIPLTKVSVTADSGVSLNLTADSFVEPVFIDSRYTFSFLPLDVVIELAIQTNAFFIKSLGTWVVSCDLGNINATVNYEFGDLSIDIPLGDIITDSYDPEIGQDLHFADGTKACFLKVVPNTYIGYSVLGTSFLKNVYFAADLEDNTVALAQAKKMESVDGEQETPEGKNIVLKEDSASGSSTGVATSTGEVAFISSGHIPYATYNNITALYSGLTLTILETKSSNSLANAFPANVQAGTIFSDGEVLTGKSLFATTTSSTSSSVSYVVVSSGGTTITSTIGKNTGTTGVTGSSNSAVSSVSSSVNSLVSTIIVSLSTETSSDKTYTYTFITTVDAIQSVESYMVTTDGTSYLSYITIILTTLSSMVDTTNGTSTSARQNVNANYGNKMAVPLLQHTHGDNIMELRSNGGMILLLVLVVVFVALIGIV is encoded by the coding sequence ATGTCTTCATATAACAACCCAACCATAATGTTGTCCATATGTGAAATACTTATTCTACTActatcattttcatcacCAATATTCACAAAAGGTTTAAccaccaacaacaactcTTTAATTCCATATATCCAGGTTGGTAAAGATATAACAAGTCTATATTATGTAAATGTGACACTTGGTACTCCAGGTCAACAGCAGGTGTTAAGAGTGGATCTAGGCCAACCATATGTATGGGTTGTATCGGATGGTTTTTacattgaaaatgaaatattgGAGTGTGAATGTTTCGCAGCTTCTACATATTATAGCAATCAAAGTTCCACCTCCATATTATTGGATTATGGTAAGATTTGGAATATGTATTTTATCAATGATATTCACATTGATGGTTCTGCATACATGGACACTTTGGATTTCCCAAATGTGGAATATTTATCCAGTTCTACTTCTAGcgttaataaaaatattaccgATAATAGCACACAATCGGTCAGTTTGAACTCCAACAGTATTCAGATTACTGAATTTGGGTTCATTAATGCAAATTTTTCGGATTATATAGATGGTGCATTAGGATTAAGTGGCAACATAGTTAACAGTGAACTAGACACAGATTCCAGCAATTTCAATGAATCCtttagttttttaaatagtttGGTGGTTAGTGGTACAATAGAatcaaaatctttttctttatggCTAGGAGCCGATTATAACACAAATTATAGTGCAGTAGATAATAGTGCCACATATGATTACTCTTTAGACAGCATCGGAATGTTGTTATTGGGTGGTGTGGACCCTGCATTGTATACtggtaattttattaaatttgataCAATCTCCTTTTACAACGAAACATCGAAGAATACAACCAATGGTTATCCAATTATCCCATTAACAAAGGTCAGTGTTACTGCAGATTCAGGCgtttctttaaatttaacTGCGGACAGTTTTGTTGAACCTGTTTTCATTGATAGTAGATATACCTTTAGTTTTTTGCCATTGGACGTTGTTATTGAGCTAGCTATCCAGACGAAtgcatttttcattaaatcTTTGGGAACTTGGGTAGTTAGTTGTGATTTGGGCAACATCAATGCGACTGTAAACTATGAATTTGGAGATTTAAGTATTGACATCCCACTAGGCGACATAATTACCGATAGCTATGACCCAGAAATCGGACAAGATTTACATTTTGCTGATGGAACGAAAgcttgttttttaaaagttgttcCGAACACATACATAGGGTATAGTGTATTGGGTACctcttttttgaaaaacgTGTATTTTGCAGCTGACCTTGAAGATAATACGGTTGCCTTGGCACAGGCTAAGAAAATGGAGAGTGTTGACGGTGAGCAAGAAACCCCCGAGggcaaaaatattgttttgaaAGAAGACAGTGCCAGCGGAAGCTCCACCGGTGTTGCTACGTCAACGGGCGAAGTCGCCTTCATCAGCTCAGGACATATACCATATGCCACATATAACAACATCACTGCGTTATATTCTGGACTAACTCTTACCATTCTAGAAACCAAATCGTCTAACAGTCTGGCTAACGCATTTCCTGCAAATGTACAGGCGGGGACTATTTTTTCGGACGGTGAGGTGCTGACGGggaaaagtttatttgCCACGACAACTAGTAGTACGTCAAGCAGTGTGTCATATGTGGTGGTATCCTCTGGTGGCACCACAATAACCTCTACTATCGGAAAAAACACAGGTACAACGGGTGTCACGGGTAGTAGCAACTCCGCAGTTTCCAGTGTGTCATCTAGTGTAAATAGCCTTGTTTCGACTATAATTGTATCGTTATCTACCGAAACCAGCTCTGATAAAACATACACATATACATTTATAACTACTGTGGATGCGATACAATCTGTTGAGTCTTATATGGTTACCACTGACGGTACCTCATACTTAAGTTATATTACAATCATTTTGACTACGTTGTCTAGCATGGTTGATACAACGAATGGAACGTCTACCAGTGCCAGACAGAATGTGAATGCCAATTATGGGAATAAAATGGCAGTTCCCCTTTTGCAACATACACATGGAGATAATATTATGGAGCTTAGATCTAATGGTGGaatgattttattgttggtgCTTGTGGTTGTATTTGTTGCTCttattggtattgtttGA
- a CDS encoding integrase (similar to Saccharomyces cerevisiae YGR109W-B | retrotransposon genes), with amino-acid sequence MIRLEEDLLYWKDRYIVPRSKVQLVLNTYHDHGLFGGHFGYNVTLQKVTESYYWPRQDHEVQKYVASCPNCQVFKFHRNRQYGLLKPLEVPEGRWTDISIDFVSGLPPTVSGKDMILVVVDRFSKRAHFVACNKELSQEYTINLLFQFVFCYHGFPKRIVSDRDVRFTGNAYRELTERLGIKLCMSSSNHPESDGQSERTIKTLTQLLRSYAGLEQGRWDVLLPQVEFVYNSTYHSAVKAAPFLVDLGYVPNEPLLDSTSLTAARNFSAVDLIQSLRAITLRTKDCLKENQVNMEVAVNPGRREEKFAVGDYVLVHRDAYFTGGRYIKLQPIFLGPFKIVKVINENAYEVDLPKTSKKHRVINVRWIKKYQFDSERYVKELPRSETELRNRLENISSVIGFAPSEGIVYCKFAHVDPRLTAAVPLKMFKSLPLLRRRSLINNFEQLYKQSVSDERGEDVIR; translated from the coding sequence ATGATCCGTCTAGAGGAGGATTTGTTGTATTGGAAAGATAGATACATAGTCCCTCGTAGTAAGGTACAGTTGGTGTTGAATACCTACCATGATCATGGTCTATTTGGTGGACATTTTGGTTATAATGTCACGTTGCAGAAAGTCACCGAATCGTATTATTGGCCACGTCAAGATCATGAAGTTCAAAAGTATGTCGCAAGTTGCCCGAATTGTCAAGTGTTTAAGTTTCACCGTAATAGACAATATGGTTTACTGAAACCGTTAGAGGTCCCTGAAGGAAGATGGACAGATATATCCATTGATTTTGTGTCCGGTTTACCACCGACAGTAAGTGGTAAAGACATGATACTGGTTGTAGTGGACCGTTTCAGTAAACGTGCTCACTTTGTTGCATGTAATAAAGAGTTATCTCAAGAATACACtattaatttgttatttcaatttgtattttgttatCACGGTTTCCCGAAGAGGATTGTTAGTGATAGAGATGTTAGATTTACTGGTAACGCATACAGAGAACTTACAGAACGACTAGGTATTAAACTGTGTATGAGTTCTTCGAATCACCCTGAGTCCGATGGACAGAGTGAAAGAACTATTAAAACATTGACACAACTGTTACGATCATATGCCGGGCTAGAGCAGGGCCGTTGGGATGTATTGTTACCCCAAGTAGAATTTGTATATAATTCTACATATCACTCTGCCGTAAAAGCCGCCCCGTTTTTAGTGGATTTGGGCTATGTACCAAATGAACCGTTATTAGATAGTACCTCGTTAACAGCCGCAAGGAACTTCTCGGCTGTAGATTTGATCCAGTCGCTTAGAGCTATCACGCTCCGTACAAAAGATTGCCTCAAAGAAAACCAGGTCAACATGGAAGTTGCCGTTAATCCTGGGAGAAGGGAAGAGAAGTTCGCTGTAGGTGACTATGTTCTGGTACATAGAGACGCTTATTTCACTGGAGGCCGTTACATTAAATTACAACCGATATTCTTAGGCCCGTTTAAGATTGTTAAGgtaataaatgaaaatgcaTATGAGGTCGACTTACCGAAGACTTCCAAAAAGCATAGAGTGATCAACGTAAGATGGATAAAGAAATATCAGTTCGACTCAGAAAGGTATGTAAAGGAACTACCTCGTTCTGAAACTGAGTTAAGGAATAGGCTCGAAAATATCTCTAGTGTAATAGGTTTTGCACCGTCTGAAGGTATAGTCTATTGTAAATTTGCCCACGTAGACCCTCGTCTGACTGCCGCTGTTCcgttaaaaatgtttaagTCGCTTCCACTGCTGAGACGTCGCTCTctgataaataattttgaacAGTTGTATAAGCAGTCCGTATCTGACGAGAGGGGGGAAGATGTTATAAGGTAA